A window of Haliscomenobacter hydrossis DSM 1100 contains these coding sequences:
- a CDS encoding bifunctional acetate--CoA ligase family protein/GNAT family N-acetyltransferase — protein MKQKLDKIFKPQSLALIGDFIGVDTPGYRLVHNLAQAGFRGQIYTVAPSGQAPGGPASFTAIADLPTRVDLAMISTPPDQWEAHLNECGKAGVGSVALVASDQFYPEEVLHAYRQKAQQICRQHQIRMLGPNSMGFIAPHQRLNASFSTKMPLPGNLALISQSGALLSSILDWSVEQRVGFSYVVGPGAMTNIDFADLIDYFGSDSQTSCILIYMESLKNARRFMSAARAFARYKPIIVLKAGRSEEGVKAAFSHTATLTGNDAAFDAAFRRAGVIRVNTVAQLFNLAQALAMQPRPRGNHLAIVTNGGGPGVLATDHLIQHQGQLAKLSDRSIQALTGILNTSQFNHNPVDLPDQFNPEQYALAVQTCLRDEGADGVLAILSPHSAEQAIAVAEALVKAARNNNKPLFTAWMGEGEVKAARKILEAARIPNYRFPESAVDAFIRIHRYVRDLELLYETPPAIPKDFEPDVAKARAIIQNTRAQKRQVLLDHEAKALLAAYQIPVNRGVLCQTVDEAAAAGKQLGYPLALKLVSPDIGHKTDVGGVSLHLQDENALRLAFRNTLHNLETQRPGARAAGVIVEKMIYRPFEIIIGAKKDPVFGPVIVFGRGGIAVEVFKDTQMGLPPLNMALAQRLIEGTRMYPLLRGYRGLPGSNLAELDYLLCKFSYLVMDFPEIKEIEMNPLLADANGGIVVDATVVLEENHLEQSGPEYRHLVISPYPGKKYTKIVTLKSGEVVTLRPIRPEDEPALARMLQGVSNDSLYMRFFGYIPKITHAWMIRFTHIDYDREMAIVAEISRGASRELLGSVRIIEDAWRETAEYSILIADHFQGRGLGNIMTDYILDIARDRKISKIVASVLSQNGPMIKLFEKRGFRFDKSDMEVYEVELDL, from the coding sequence ATGAAGCAAAAACTCGATAAAATTTTTAAGCCTCAATCCCTGGCCTTGATTGGCGACTTTATAGGGGTGGATACCCCCGGGTATCGCCTGGTGCACAACCTGGCTCAGGCCGGGTTTCGTGGACAAATCTATACGGTTGCGCCGAGTGGACAAGCACCAGGAGGCCCTGCTTCCTTTACCGCCATTGCCGATTTGCCCACCAGGGTCGATTTGGCCATGATCAGTACGCCTCCCGATCAGTGGGAAGCACATCTTAATGAGTGTGGTAAAGCCGGAGTGGGCAGTGTGGCTTTGGTCGCTTCAGATCAGTTTTATCCAGAGGAAGTTTTACATGCGTACCGCCAAAAAGCCCAGCAAATCTGTCGGCAGCACCAGATTCGCATGCTCGGCCCCAACAGCATGGGCTTCATTGCCCCCCATCAAAGACTAAATGCCAGTTTTTCTACCAAAATGCCCCTACCGGGCAATCTGGCCCTTATTTCACAAAGTGGTGCTTTATTGAGTTCCATTCTGGATTGGTCGGTCGAACAACGGGTGGGGTTCAGCTACGTCGTAGGCCCGGGGGCCATGACCAATATTGATTTTGCAGACTTGATCGACTATTTCGGCTCTGACTCCCAAACTTCGTGTATTTTGATTTACATGGAAAGCCTCAAAAATGCCCGCCGTTTTATGAGTGCTGCCCGTGCTTTTGCCCGCTACAAACCCATCATTGTGCTCAAAGCGGGGCGCAGTGAAGAGGGGGTCAAAGCGGCTTTTTCACATACGGCTACCCTGACGGGTAATGACGCTGCCTTTGATGCCGCATTTCGTCGGGCGGGGGTAATTCGGGTCAACACGGTTGCCCAATTGTTCAACCTGGCACAGGCACTGGCCATGCAACCTCGTCCGCGGGGCAATCACCTGGCCATTGTCACCAATGGTGGCGGCCCAGGGGTTTTGGCTACCGATCACCTCATTCAGCACCAGGGACAATTGGCCAAACTTTCGGATCGCAGCATTCAGGCACTCACAGGTATTTTGAATACGAGTCAATTCAACCATAATCCAGTTGACCTTCCCGACCAATTCAATCCCGAGCAATACGCACTGGCCGTTCAAACCTGCCTGCGCGACGAGGGCGCGGATGGGGTACTGGCCATTCTTTCCCCCCATTCTGCGGAGCAGGCCATTGCGGTGGCCGAGGCCCTGGTCAAAGCGGCCCGCAACAACAACAAGCCCCTGTTTACCGCCTGGATGGGCGAAGGTGAAGTGAAAGCAGCCCGCAAAATCCTGGAGGCTGCGCGGATTCCCAATTACCGCTTTCCCGAAAGTGCCGTGGATGCTTTTATTCGCATTCACCGCTACGTGCGGGACCTGGAACTCCTCTACGAAACACCTCCCGCCATTCCTAAAGATTTTGAACCCGACGTAGCCAAAGCCCGCGCCATCATCCAAAATACCCGGGCCCAAAAACGCCAGGTGTTGCTCGATCACGAGGCCAAAGCCCTGCTGGCGGCGTATCAAATCCCGGTCAATCGGGGGGTGTTGTGCCAAACGGTGGATGAGGCCGCCGCAGCGGGTAAACAATTGGGATATCCCCTGGCCTTGAAATTGGTATCGCCCGACATTGGCCACAAAACCGATGTTGGAGGGGTGTCCCTGCACTTACAAGACGAAAATGCCCTACGTTTGGCCTTCCGCAATACCCTGCACAACCTGGAAACCCAAAGACCTGGAGCCAGGGCTGCTGGAGTGATTGTGGAAAAAATGATCTACCGCCCTTTTGAAATCATCATTGGTGCCAAAAAAGATCCGGTTTTTGGTCCGGTGATTGTGTTTGGACGGGGTGGAATAGCCGTGGAGGTATTTAAAGATACCCAAATGGGGCTACCCCCGCTCAACATGGCCCTGGCTCAACGGCTGATTGAAGGAACGCGGATGTACCCCTTGTTGCGGGGTTATCGGGGTTTGCCCGGCAGTAATCTGGCTGAGTTGGATTACCTGCTTTGTAAGTTTTCATATCTGGTGATGGATTTCCCCGAAATCAAAGAGATTGAAATGAATCCCTTGTTGGCCGATGCCAACGGAGGAATAGTGGTAGATGCAACGGTCGTATTGGAAGAAAACCACCTGGAGCAAAGTGGCCCCGAATACCGCCACCTGGTCATTTCTCCTTATCCGGGAAAAAAATACACCAAAATCGTTACCCTGAAAAGCGGAGAAGTAGTAACCCTGCGTCCCATTCGCCCGGAAGATGAACCGGCACTGGCGCGGATGTTGCAGGGGGTATCCAACGATTCTTTGTACATGCGCTTTTTTGGGTACATCCCCAAAATCACACACGCCTGGATGATCCGATTTACCCACATCGACTACGATCGGGAAATGGCCATTGTGGCTGAAATCAGCCGGGGCGCAAGTCGGGAGCTCCTGGGCTCCGTACGCATCATCGAAGATGCCTGGCGGGAAACGGCGGAATATTCTATCCTGATTGCCGATCATTTTCAGGGTCGGGGTTTGGGCAACATCATGACCGATTACATCCTCGATATCGCCCGCGACCGCAAAATCAGTAAAATTGTCGCTTCTGTTTTGTCGCAAAACGGCCCAATGATCAAGTTATTCGAAAAACGGGGCTTCCGTTTTGACAAAAGCGACATGGAGGTATACGAAGTGGAATTGGATTTGTAA
- a CDS encoding DUF4382 domain-containing protein, with protein MNTKSLVLSLSALCAFAFLSCEKNETDATKGTARIEVTDAPFDDANIKGAFVTIADVKLDGQSLEGFNKTTIDLAAFQKGNTKLLGISELDAKTYSSVTLVLDYEKDQNGNAPGCYVLEVNNTKHKLLSADTELTLNHNYAIEAGQETALVVDFDLRKSIKREQNATDQYDFVSEAELESAIRVVAKNKASVIKGNCQDLISNSDKLVVYAYKKGQFNLNTETDGQGASDIEFSKAVTSATVAANGDYELHFLDQGEYELHFAAYDKNDSTGKMELKGTLVVSSTNSVNLVAIALNASTTLTVGVLVVALLPL; from the coding sequence ATGAACACCAAATCATTAGTATTATCATTATCAGCACTATGTGCATTTGCGTTCCTCTCATGCGAGAAAAATGAGACCGATGCAACCAAGGGCACTGCCCGCATTGAAGTAACCGATGCACCCTTTGACGACGCCAATATCAAGGGCGCATTTGTGACCATCGCCGACGTGAAACTAGATGGACAATCACTCGAAGGGTTCAACAAAACCACCATTGATCTGGCTGCCTTCCAAAAGGGAAACACCAAATTGTTGGGTATTTCCGAGCTGGATGCCAAAACCTACAGCAGCGTCACCTTGGTGTTGGATTATGAAAAAGACCAGAATGGAAACGCCCCTGGCTGTTACGTTCTAGAGGTCAACAATACCAAACACAAACTACTTTCCGCGGACACTGAGCTTACCTTAAACCACAACTACGCCATTGAAGCAGGGCAAGAGACGGCACTCGTTGTCGATTTTGATCTACGCAAATCCATCAAACGAGAGCAAAATGCTACCGACCAATACGATTTTGTGTCGGAGGCAGAATTGGAAAGCGCCATTCGGGTAGTTGCCAAAAACAAAGCCAGCGTCATCAAAGGGAATTGCCAGGATTTGATTTCCAACAGTGACAAACTGGTGGTGTATGCCTACAAAAAAGGGCAATTCAACCTCAATACCGAAACCGATGGCCAAGGGGCAAGTGACATCGAATTCAGCAAAGCAGTAACCAGTGCCACAGTGGCCGCAAATGGAGACTACGAGCTGCATTTCCTCGATCAAGGGGAGTATGAACTGCATTTTGCCGCTTACGACAAAAACGACAGCACAGGCAAAATGGAACTCAAAGGCACCCTGGTGGTCAGTTCTACGAACAGCGTCAACTTGGTAGCCATCGCCCTCAACGCTTCTACTACTTTGACGGTGGGTGTGCTTGTAGTGGCATTGCTTCCACTCTAA
- the pfkA gene encoding 6-phosphofructokinase, which translates to MKKIGVFTSGGDSPGMNACIRAVVRTALHEGLAVAGIRRGYQGFIDGDIYDMDHHSVSNIIQQGGTILRSARCSEFHSPEGRQQAYENLAKFGIDGIVAIGGDGTFTGASIFMQEHPEIKFVGCPGTIDNDLLGTDYTIGYDTAINTAMEAIDKIRDTASAHDRLFFIEVMGRDAGFIAMAAGIATGAEAILIPETHTDIEGLIKKLEWGWENKKNSSIVVVAEGDEAGGAHKIAEMVKARLSRYEIKVSILGHIQRGGRPSCMERVRASRMGVAATQALIAGKSNVMIGIVNNQIVYTPFHQCIKEHQQMDSALVEMVDVLS; encoded by the coding sequence ATGAAAAAGATTGGTGTATTCACCTCTGGCGGAGACTCTCCGGGCATGAATGCCTGCATCCGGGCAGTAGTACGTACTGCATTACACGAAGGACTTGCTGTAGCTGGAATTCGCCGTGGTTATCAGGGGTTTATTGATGGCGACATCTACGATATGGATCACCATTCGGTGAGCAACATCATTCAACAGGGGGGCACGATTTTGCGTTCTGCCCGCTGTTCCGAATTTCATAGCCCGGAAGGACGGCAGCAAGCCTACGAAAATCTGGCCAAATTTGGCATCGATGGGATAGTCGCCATTGGCGGGGATGGTACCTTCACAGGAGCCAGTATTTTCATGCAAGAACATCCCGAAATCAAGTTTGTCGGCTGTCCTGGTACCATCGACAACGATCTTTTGGGCACAGATTACACCATTGGTTATGATACCGCCATCAATACGGCTATGGAAGCCATTGATAAAATACGGGATACGGCCAGCGCCCACGATCGTTTGTTTTTTATTGAAGTAATGGGCCGGGATGCCGGATTTATTGCCATGGCGGCAGGCATCGCCACAGGCGCAGAAGCGATCCTGATTCCCGAAACCCATACCGATATTGAAGGATTGATCAAAAAACTGGAATGGGGCTGGGAAAACAAAAAAAACTCCAGCATAGTCGTGGTAGCGGAAGGAGACGAGGCCGGTGGTGCACACAAAATTGCTGAAATGGTCAAGGCCAGACTGAGCCGTTATGAAATCAAAGTTTCCATTTTGGGACACATCCAGCGCGGTGGTCGTCCCTCCTGTATGGAACGGGTACGCGCCAGCCGGATGGGTGTAGCCGCTACTCAAGCCTTGATTGCCGGTAAATCCAATGTCATGATCGGCATTGTCAACAATCAAATTGTCTACACGCCTTTTCACCAGTGCATCAAAGAGCACCAACAAATGGACAGTGCTTTGGTCGAAATGGTTGACGTACTCAGTTGA